The genome window CGTATCCGGGCCTGGGTGGCCGATCTTAAAAAACAATTCGCCGATTAGGAACTTTGAATGTCTTCTTCCCGCCGGATGATATAACCTTACTCCGGCGGGACTGCGTGATGCCCGATCTCAAGGCCTTTTTCAGGGCCCTCCGGGGCTCGATTATTCCGGGGGAAAAATTAATTGCATCCCCTCCCCGACAGGGCTATTATTCACTCAAGTATTCGTTTGCTTCTTAAATGAGGTTCCCGGGGGATGATCTGATGGACAAAACGCCGTTTGATTTATTTTTCATGAAATACACGCGGCAATCATCCTGTCCGGGTATCGGAATGCTCGAAGGGAATATATATGGATATCCTGGAATCGCTACTGGAAGGATTTAAGGCGCTGATTCCAGCCGGAATCGCCATTGCCGGATTTGCGCTTTTGCTTTTCGGGTTCCGTTACCTGATGGAAAAACGGTCTTCACGATCCGAGGGTCATATTGTCCGCCGCCAAATGATTACTATTCTGCTGTCATTTGTCGGCCTGTTGGTGATAATCCTGGTCAGTCCTATGAGCGAAAACAAGCAGGGCCAATTATTGGGCCTGATCGGTATCCTTCTTTCAGCGGCCATCGCCCTGTCCTCGACCACATTCGTCGGCAATGCCATGGCCGGTCTGATGTTGCGAGCGGTACACAGTTTCAAGATTGGTGATTTTATTAAAATCGGCGATTATTTCGGACGTGTCTCCGAACGCGGCCTGTTTCATATCGAAATCCAGACCGAAGATCGCGACCTGATTACCCTCCCCAATCTTTATCTTGTTACCAACCCGGTCCGCGTTGTTCGATCATCGGGGACAATTGTCTGGTCCGAGGTTTCGCTGGGATACGATATTCCGCGTAAAAAAATCGAAAAATTACTCCTTGAGGCGGCTAGAGCCGCAGGATTGAAAGAACCCTTCGTATATGTTATGAATCTGGGAGATTTTTCGGTCGTTTACCGTGTTTCCGGGATGCTTGAAGAAGTCAAGCAACTTCTTTCAACCCGGTCGAGCCTGCGTGAGATGATGCTTGATAGTCTCCATCAGGGCGGAATCGAAATCGTTTCGCCGACCTTCATGAATACCCGGCCGCTGACTCCTGATAACGTTTTCATCCCCATAAGAACTCGCGAGGATCGTGATTATGATGATAATGAGCAGGAGGGAGTACTGCCCGAAAATTTAGTATTTGACAAGGCCGAACAGGCCGAGTCGATTGAGAAACTCAGGGAACGCCTTGACTCTCTTGGACATGATATTGAGCAATTGAAAGCGGATATTTCGCCGGCCGCCGATGATACTCAGAAAGAAAAACTGAAGGAGAAAATCGAATTCCTTAAAACCCGCCGTGAACGTCTGGCCGAATATATCAAGCGGCGCGAGCAGGAGAAGAAATAATCGCTATAACCTGCCGGGTAATGTTTCATCATTGCGGATACCATCAGAAGGGAGGTTAGGATGGTTCACCTGTACAAACGAATTTCCAGAAAAAAAGGTCTTAGACCCGGATCGGTGGTATTCGTCGGCGACCAAAAAGTTGCGAAGACGAAAATTACTATTATTGATTATAATGAGATCGAAATAAAGGAAATGACGGTTGAAAAGATCGAGGATTGCTTCCCCTTCAGGGACAGCCCGACCGTAACCTGGATCAACATCGACGGCCTCCATGATACCTCGGTTATTGAGAAACTCGGGACTCGTTACGGATTACACCCCCTGGTTATGGAGGATATCGCCAACACCGGCCAGCGCCCGAAACTCGAGGAGGGTGACGGTTATGTTTTCATCGTTTTGAAAATGCTCCGTATCGAACCGGAAACCTATATACTAAAATCGGAACAGGTCAGCCTGGTGTTAGGCGAGAATTTCGTGATCTCGTTTCAGGAAATGACCGGTGATGTATTTGATTCGGTCCGGGATCGAATCAGGAAAACTTCGCCGCGGGTCAGGTTCATGAACCCCGACTATCTGGCTCATGCCCTGATGGATGCCATTGTCGATAACTACTTCCTGGTGCTGGAAGTGATGGGGGAAAGTATCGAATCGCTTGAAGAGGAACTGGTCACCCGTCCGAAACCGGCCAACCTGGAATTGATCCATGAATTGAAACGCGAATTGATCTATATGAGAAAAGCCATCTGGCCGTTGCGCGAAGTCGTCGGCGGCCTGGAACGGCTGGAGTCGACCATAATCCATAAACAGACCAGAGCCTATCTCCGGGATTTGTACGAACATGTTATTCAGGTGATCGATACGGTGGAAACCTTTCGCGATATGGTTTCCGGTCTTCTTGACATTTACCTCTCCAGCGTCAGCAACAAGATGAACGAGGTCATGAAAGTGCTGACCATAATCGCCACCGTTTTCATTCCTCTTGGTTTTCTGGCCGGAGTATACGGCATGAATTTTGACACTTCCGCCAGCGGTCTTAATATGCCGGAACTGGGCTTACCCTATGGTTATCTATTATTCTGGGGTTTGGCGGTTCTGATTGGCGGGGGAATGTTTCTTTTCTTCAGAAAAAAAGGGTGGTTTTAGAAAAAACCAGCGCCATCCCAAAAAATTCCCCCTGTAATGCAATGGGGAGTATAAGATTATAAACACAGGAGAAGGGTATGGATTTACATGATTTAATCGGAATTATCATGGATTGGCTGATCACCACCGGTTTTAAATTGCTTCTGATTATTATCCTGATCTTTTTATCTCTGAAAATCGCACGGATTTTAATCAACCGCGTTTTTGCTTCCTTAACCAAGGATGGTCTCGCAGGCGAATCAAAAAAACGGGCCGATACCCTCAGCTCTCTGATTCGCAATATCGTCAGCGTTATTATCATATCAATCGGGCTTGTCATGGTTCTCGGTCAACTCGGTATTCAGATCGGCCCCATTCTGGCCGCGGCTGGAATTGCCGGTGTAGCTATCGGTTTTGGTGCCCAGCATTTGGTCCAGGATATAATCAGCGGTTTTTTTATTCTGCTCGAAGATGAAATCCGTGTCGGCGATGTTATTGAAATAGCCGGCAAGGGCGGTCTGGTGGAAAATGTCAGCCTGCGGATGACGACTCTGAGAGACCTGGCGGGCAATGTGCATTATATTCGCAATGGCCAGATTGATATAGTGACCAATATGACCAAAGAATTTTCATATTATGTTTTTGATATTGGAGTGGCCTACCGGGAAAATGTCGATGAGGTAATGGAAATAATCAGGGAAATCGACGAAGATATACGCCTCGATCCTCAATTCAAAGATGACATTCTGGAGCCGATGGAAATCATGGGACTGGACAAATTCGCCGATTCGGCCGTTATAATCAAAGCCCGGATCAAAACCAAACCGATCAAACAATGGCGAGTAGCCCGGGAATTCAATCGTCGTTTGAAAAAAACCTTCGATGAGCACCATATCGAAATCCCCTTCCCTCACCTGACTATATATGCAGGCGAGAATAAGGAAGGACAGGCGGCTTCATTTAAATTATCTCTGAATGGCAAAAATGCCGCCATTGGCGGATAAACCATCGGAGATAAAAAAACCGCCGGGATTATTCCCGGCGGCCTCATATTTAATAAAAGCGATTACAGCTCGAGAGCGGTCTGCAGATCGCGCTGGTGCTCTTCTTCCATAATCAGGATATCTTCCAGAGCCCGGCGCAGACCGTACAGTTTCAATTCCTCGGCCTGGGCAATACGCTCGGTATAACGGCGGACGGCATCGGTTTCCCCGGCCAGGTCCTGTTCCAGCATGGTCTTGCTGTTTTCGGAAGTGCTCGTTTTTTCCACCTTGGTGGTCGGGACACCGCCGAGATAATCGATTTGCCCCGCCAGCGTGACGGCGTGTTGCATCTCTTCCTGGGAATGAATAATCAATTCCTTGATAACTCCCTCGTAATGCGGGCCGGTCATCACCGCCGCATGTTGCACATACTGGATGGCGGCGGCGAATTCCCATTCCAGATCCTTATTAAGATTTTCCAGCAATTTTTTCTTCGTGATAGGCATAAATTCCTCCATGTTTTCTAATAGAATGATGGCATCATATAAAGAAAACCGGGATAAGTCAAACATAATCTGGACGATTCAGGCAGTAACCACACCGTCCGGGTTTATGTTTCATATACCCGATTAAAAAGGCAGAAAATTATTTTTCGAGTTGAAGATCCCGGCATCAGACAAACATGTCCTCAGCCTCACGAACCTTGTGCTCGGCTTCCAGCCAGTCGCCGAGATCGTTGCCGTTGGTATAGCCGCGGCGTTCATAGAGAGAATAGGCGACTTTTTCCACCAGCTGACGTCCCTGATTAGTGCTGACTCCGCCGTTTAAATCGATGGTAGCCTCGGTTCCATCCTTTGTTTTGACCTTAAGCCGGGCGTCAAAGCCGTGATCATCCGTCTCAACCATGATCTTGGCCGGTTCCCTGAAAGCAATGATCGGCTGGGTGACCATTTCGGGATCGGCCCATCCGGCATAAATCTTAATGCCGTCGATCAATCGGCCTTTCTTTTCCAATGAGAGACCCATCAGAGAAAAACTGCCCGAAAGTTCCGTCTGGATGTTTTTCTTATCTTTGACATTGACGTTGAAAACCCGGTGCCGATTATCGGAACTGAATTTTCTAATAAACTTCGACCAGGTGTTTCTCTTGACTTCCTTGATCATAACAACCTCCTGTATACTGAATGCATATTTTCAAATATTGTCATTACGGTGTCAGATTATACGCCGGAAACTATCTGCTGGCTACAAAAAAACTGCGCCATTTTCTAATCTTATTACGCTGGGATTTGATTTTTATTATAATCCTTCTTAATAAAAATCCAGATTCTATTAAAGTCTTCGGCAAATTCGCTGTGAAAATAAGCTAATTGGTCTATTTATCGGAGGTTAATACAATCAGTGGCGCCTCGGTCGGGCAACCCAGGCGGAAAGGAAACCAGTGGCCGATTCCGGATGTCAAATACATTTGCCCGCCTTCTCTGGTATATTTACCCCACAAATAGCGCTCCGGCATAAAGGATGTCCAGAAACTTTGACCGGCATATCCAACCTGCCCGCCATGGGTATGACCCGACAGGGTCAGATCAATTTTCAAATCGGCGGCCGGATCGAAACCTTCCGGACGATGGGACATGAGAATTTTGAAGGAATCGGATGGGGCTCCGCTGACAGCCTCTTCAATGGTTTGATATAAAAAATCCCGATTATCTTTTCCCATATATCGCGGATCATCGGCTCCGGAAATATAAGCCGTTGCCCCATCAATATTTATACCAACTCCGGAGCTCCTTAAAAGGGGTATCGGGCTATGGTCAAAAATTTCGATAACATCGCGAATACCTCGATAATATTCATGATTGCCCAGCGAAGCATATTTCCCGAAACGAGTTTTTAATCCATCCACCAGTTTGAGGACATCAGATAGGATGGTCAAATCATCGGCAATATCTCCGGTATATAATAGTAAATCAGGGGAATACTTTTCGGCCTTAACCAGTATTTCCTCCAGATCATCAAGGTTTTTATAAATTCCCAGATGGGAGTCCGACAGATGAAGAATTTTGAAGCCCTCCATTTGAGGCGGAAGATTTTTAAACTTCATGGCTATTCGGGGAATCTCGGTTTTGCCGTAGGCATGAATTACCCCGGAACCCCCGGCGCTCATACCGGCCAGCGGCAGAGCCGCGGCCAGTCCCTTTAAAACCCGACGCCGGTTGGAATCGACCAATTTTGTCGCTGTTTTTTTCCGCGATCGGCCTTCCATTCGCAATAGCAGGCTGTTAATTATGCCCGACAGAGGCAGGGTAACAGCCAGACCCATAAGGAAAACCAGCATGGTTATCGCCAAGGTGGAACCTATTCCAGTCCATAAAAGCAGATCAGTGAGTCTGCCGCCCGACCAGATGGCGACTCCGATGATACCCCAAAAGGGCATTATGATTATGGCCCTGCGGATTAATCTGTTATTCCACCAGGATTTATTTAAGTATTTCAATATTATCAGATCAACAATGGCAAAAAAGGCCAGAACCGATATACTGAACAAAGATAACCAGAAAAGTCGCATCAGTCTCCCGAAATTCAATTATCGAATCGGATACAATTATTAATTATAATCGATTAATGAGGCTCCGAGTTCAGCAAAAGCAAAAAAAGACTTGATTTTAAGGTTAATCTAAACTTAAATTATAAAAAATAAAATATAGATCCGTTGGGGGTGGCCCAAAAGGCCTGAGATTATACCCCCCGAACCTGACCCGGATAATACCGGCGTAGGGAAACGGGAAATCATGACAGATTCCTCATGTCCACTATACCGGTCTATTGCCGGGAGGTGGTTTTTTATTTGGCCCAATGAAAGTAAGGAGTCCGTCATGAGACCTGTCAGCCTTCTCATAACAGCATTTATGTTATTGTTATTTAATAACATAAATGCAATTACAATCGGCGGCCGAGTTCTTGACCGCGATCGCAATCCGATTGAAGGAGTCACTGTTCAAACCGAGCAGACCGCTTTCATTACCCAAACGGATAAAAGCGGCCATTTTGAAATCAACACCGGTGACAAAACTACCGCCAGTCTCACTTTCAGCCATATCGGTTATCAACCGAGTATGATCAGCCTGAAAAAAGCCAAAGATTTGACTGATCTCGAAATCATACTCGATTATGCCATTTATCCCGGACAGAAAATCCGGGTGACAGCCATGCGGGCGATCACCGGTTTGACCCCGGTTGCCTTTGCCGATTTCACCCCGGATGAAATCAAACGGGATTACACGGTCGAAGATTTCCCGGTCCTTCTGGAAAGTACCCCGAACATGTATGCTATATCATACACCGGCGGGGCGGTCGGAGCCAGCGATTATAAAATCCGCGGGTTCGACTACAAACGAGTCGGGGTGTATGTCAACGGGATTCCGCTCAACGATCCCGAGGATCGCTTCACCTATTTTTACGATCTGCCTGATTTTGCCTCGAATGTCGCCGATATTCAGGTACAACGCGGGGTGGGTAACTCGCTTTACGGCGATGCCACTTTCGGGGGATCAATCAATATCGCGTCGGCCGGACTCGATCAGACCCGGCGGATTGGGGTCAGTACCGGCTACGGACGATATACCGCCGACGATGAACTGACCGCAGCCATGCGGCGTCAAACGGTCGAATATTCTTCGGGACTGATCGACGGTCACTGGTCGCTGGCGGGACGGTACTCCAAACTCTACAGCGGCGGTTACCGTGATCATGGCTGGTATGACGGCTGGTCGTACTACCTGTCGCTGTCCCGTCTCGATAACAATATGACTACCACCGTTAACCTGTATGGTGGACCGATGCAGGCGGCTCTGGCTTTCGATGGTATCGACCGGGCTACCGAAATGGCCGACCGCCGCACCAACTGGACCTGGTACGAAAACGAAAAGGATGATTTTAATCAACCTCATTACGAACTTCATAACACCTACAGGATCAACGATAAAATCTCGGTCAAGAACACCCTCTATTATATCCGGGGTAAAGGTTTTTATGAGCAGTACAAGGATGATCGTGATATCTATGAGTACAATATCCCGCCGGAGGCTTTAATCGACCCAGGTCTTACCGAAGTCGACCTGGTGCGCCAGAAATGGGTGGCCAAAAACCAGTACGGCTGGAACCCGAGGCTGGATATCGACCATTCCCGCGGTACCGCCTCGCTGGGCGGATCGTTTTATTATTTCGATGCGGAACACTGGGGCCAGGTTATCTGGGCGGAAAATTTGAACAACCGGCTCGATCCGCGTCATCGCTACTATGAATATTTCGGGACCAAATACTCGGCCTCGATCTATGCCCTCGATTATTATTCCCTGACCGATAAAATCCGCCTCATGGGTAACCTTCAACTGCGCTATCTGAAATACGATTTCGACCAAACCCGGCTGGGTGCTCTACCGGGTTACCGGTATGATATCGACTGGGTATTTCTTTCGCCACGCGCCGGAATCACCTACCTGCCGAATGACCGGACCGATATCTATTTCAGTTTCGCGGCCGCCTCCCGTGAGCCGGCCGATGTTACCATCTACGATGCCGAGGAAGTCGGTGCCTTTCCGTCACTGGCCGTGGATAATATCGTCGAAACCGCCTCAGGAGATACGGTGTACTACTTCGGCGATCCCCTGATCGATCCCGAACGAGTCTATAATTTCGAGCTGGGCGGTAATGTCAGGGGTGATTCCTACCGGATCGGAGTCAACCTGTTCTGGATGGAGTTCTATAACGAAATCGTTCCGGGTAACGGTATCGATGATGACGGCCGGCCGCGGATCACCAATGCCGACCGGTCAGTTCATTCCGGAATCGAATTTGATGGCGCTCTGCGTCCCCATCGGTATCTCGAGCTTTCCGCCAACGCCGCCTACAATTACAACCGGCTGAAAGACTTCGTGATAGAAAATGATAATGACTGGGACGGGCAGGTCGATGAAATCGTTGATTACTCCGGTAATCCCACCGCCGGTTTTCCAGAATATCTGGCCAACCTGACAGCCGATTTTGACTGTAATCCGGTTCGTCTCACCTATCACCTGCGATCAGTCGGCAAACAATATATCGAAAACGGCAATAACGACAGCCTGTCGATCGGGGATTACATGGTTTCATCGCTATCCGGTTCGTTCTCAATCGGGAGATTTTCCGGCCTGGGAAGGTTGACCATTACCGGGACCGTCAATAACCTCTTTAACGCCAAATACGAGCAAGGGGGATATTCATATCTGTACGATGGCGTCATGGCCGGAGAATATTACCCCGCCGCCGAACGGAATTTTTACTTCGAGCTGAAATGGGAGTTGGAATAGAGTAACCCTTGACCGTTATAGATTACATAATTATCCTGGCCTATCTGGGCGCCCTGGTGTTTCTGGGGATTGTCCGCCGGTCGGATAAAAACGAGACTGCGGCCGATTTTATTCTGGGCGGACGCATGTTGACTCTGCCGGCTTTTATCGCCACCCTGGTTTCAACCTGGTATGGCGGTATTCTCGGGATCGGGGAGTACAGCTACAATTATGGTCTTTCCACCTGGCTGGTGTTCGGAGTGCCGTACTATCTGGCCGCCATCCTGTTTGCCCTTTTTATAGCCAAAAAGGCACGCCGTTCCGATATCCTGACTATTCCCGACCGGCTCGATAATGTCTATGGCCGGCCGACAGCCGTGGCCGGGTCGATCATCCTCTTTCTGATGACCCTCCCGGGAGCCTATATTCTGATGCTGGCGGTACTGCTTAAAGTGCTGTGGGGTTGGCCGCTCTGGCAGGGGGCGATTGCCGGAACCATTTTTTCTCTATTTTATGTTCATCTCGGGGGATTCCGATCGGTGGTCCGGACCGACCTGCTTCAGTTTTTACTTATGTTTCTCGGTTTTTTCATATTACTGGCGGTTCTAGTCGGGCGTTACGGCGGCCTGGGATTTGTACAAAATTCCGTCCCGACTGAAAACCTCACCTGGCACGGCGGTAACAGCCCCATGTATATCGCCGTATGGTATGTCATTGCCCTGGCCACCCTGATCGAACCGTCGTTTTATCAACGATGTTACGCCGCCAGATCCGAAGCCGTCGCCAAAAAAGGGATTTTAATATCAGTAATTTTCTGGATTGTCTTCGATTTTATGACTACCTCCTGCGGCCTCTATGCCCGCGCCCTGCTTCCCGATCTGGCCGATCCGGCCGCCTCCTATCCGGCCCTGGCCGTCAAAGTTCTTCCGGCCGGTCTTCTGGGTATTTTCGCTCTGGCCCTGCTGGCAACAATTATGTCGACAGTCGACTCCTATTCTTTCCTGGCCGCCTCGACTTTCAGCCGTGATATTGTCTGGCGGATTTTCCGGGTTCCCGATGAAAAAATGAAATACTATACACGAATCGGGCTGGCTCTTTCAGCCGTTCTGGCGGTCACGGCCGCCCTCTTTTTCCGATCAATTGTCGATATCTGGCATCATTTTGGGTCGGTCGGGACTCCGGCTCTTCTGGTTCCGCTCTTTTTTGCTTTCAACGGACGCCGCCGGATGCCGCCCAAAACGGCCTTCATTTCGGTGATTGTCTCGGGCGGATTGTCACTGGCCTGGCTTATTTCGGGATTTTGGGGAGCCGAGGGCGAATACTGGCTGGGGATTCAGCCGATCTTTCCCGGCCTGGCCGTTTCCATTCTCTTTTATCTTTTAGGAAGCAAAAGGGTTGAAAATGTTACCTGACATGATTATTTTAGTCCTCAAATGATTTCCCTGAGTAACGTGTTTGCTGATGATATACCATATTTAAATCTGGCAGGAGTATGATAAATCTTGAGAGGATCCAGGGCTTTCTGAAATCGGAAAAAATCGATGCCTGGTTGATGGCCGATTTCCACGCCCGTAATAATATCGCTGTCGATCTGCTCGATCTGACCGCCCATATCACCCGGCGTTCCTTTTATCTGATCCCGGCCGACGGTCAACCGGTGGCGTTGGTACACAATATCGAAAAAGACCGTTTTGTTCATCTCCCGGGCCGGAAACTAACCTTTTCTTCCTATAAAAGCCTTGAGACACATCTGGCCGCCATGCTTTCCGGTTATACCCGGGTGGCTATGGAGTATTCACCCAAAGGCCGCCTGCCGTATATCGGGCTGGTTGATGCCGGGACAATCGAACTGGTCAAATCAATCGGTGTTGAAATTGTTTCCTCGGCCGATATTGTCTCCTTCTTCCAGGCCCGGATGACATCCGACCAGATCAAGATGCATAAAAAAGCCGCCGTCCTTATCAACCGGATCAAAGATGATATCTTTGATTTCATCTCCGACTCGCTACGCAAGAAGCAGCATCTCAACGAGCGGATGGTGGTTTTGAGAATTTTGCGTAAGTTCGAAGAAAACGGCATGATTACCGATTTTCCCCCCTGTTGTGCTATCGATGCCGATATCTGTAATCCACATTATGAGCCGAGTGAATCGAAATCATCACCGATTATCGAAGGCTCGCTGGTATTGATCGATCTCTGGGCCAAACTTAAGATTCCAAACTCAATCTTTGCCGATATCACCTGGATGGCCTATGCCGGGGAAAGCGTTCCCGATGAATACCGGCGGCTTTTTGAAGTGGTAACTTTCGCCCGCGATAAAGCTGTCAATTTTCTCCGGCAGAAATTTGTCGAGGGACCGGTGTATGGCTACGAGGTCGATAATGCCTGCCGCTCGGTTATTGAAGAAGCCGGATATGGCGATTATTTCTTCCATCGCACCGGCCATTCGATTCTCGAGAATGTCCATGGTCCGGGGCCGAATATCGACAACCTGGAAACCGAGGATCGACGAAAACTCCTGGCCGGGCACCTTTTCTCGATTGAACCGGGTATCTATCTGGATAATTTCGGCTTTCGTTCCGAGATTGACTGCCTGCTGACCGAGGATGGACCCGAGGTTACAACCCTGCCGATGCAGACCGAAATCCTGCCTCTTATGCGGAGTTGATCGACCCCGATGGCGGTGTGATGGAATTAAATATTGATAATAGTTGCCGGTTTTACTAAACTGCCTTTGACCTCCGGTCATAAACCGGATTCGAACCCGGTCGCCGAGATTTTTTATATGTATTTTACACCGCGCATGGTCCAGATTGTGGCCGATCAATATGGCTATCCGCCGGTGATTAAGATGGATGCTCCGGTGGACGAACAGGAATACAATTTTATCCGATCCACCCAGACCTTTGGCCGCTGTCACGATATCACCGTTTATGCCTTCAAGAATAATAAGATTGTTGTCAATGCCAAGCATCATTATCCGGACGGTCTCTACCGGGCGCCATCGGGTGGATTGAAGCCGGGCGAAGATTTTCACGAGGGTGTACATCGCGAGATGTACGAGGAAACCGGGACAAAAATTGAACTGGTCAAATATATCCTGCAGGTCAATGTATATTTCTCATGCGGGCGGAAACTCCTTCCCTGGCGGACCCATGTTTTCACAGCCAGATATATATCGGGCCGGATTCGGCCGATCGACATCCGGGAAATCCGAGAAGTGAAACTGGCCGATCTCTCGGAATTCGAGCAATACAAAAAGATTATCTCCGGCATGGAATCAGGTGGGCTGTCCTACCGGGCCCGGTTGCATGATGAAGTGCTGAGATTTTTATAGCGGAGACAGCGATGGAAAGACATGTTATCGACCGGCAATATGTTGAACTCCAGTCATTTGGTTACCAGGGGCGGCTGCTCGATATCGGGGGCGGCGGTGAGGGAATCATCGGGCAACTGCTGGGGAATGATATTTTCGCTATTGAT of Candidatus Zixiibacteriota bacterium contains these proteins:
- a CDS encoding sodium:solute symporter family protein, with the translated sequence MTVIDYIIILAYLGALVFLGIVRRSDKNETAADFILGGRMLTLPAFIATLVSTWYGGILGIGEYSYNYGLSTWLVFGVPYYLAAILFALFIAKKARRSDILTIPDRLDNVYGRPTAVAGSIILFLMTLPGAYILMLAVLLKVLWGWPLWQGAIAGTIFSLFYVHLGGFRSVVRTDLLQFLLMFLGFFILLAVLVGRYGGLGFVQNSVPTENLTWHGGNSPMYIAVWYVIALATLIEPSFYQRCYAARSEAVAKKGILISVIFWIVFDFMTTSCGLYARALLPDLADPAASYPALAVKVLPAGLLGIFALALLATIMSTVDSYSFLAASTFSRDIVWRIFRVPDEKMKYYTRIGLALSAVLAVTAALFFRSIVDIWHHFGSVGTPALLVPLFFAFNGRRRMPPKTAFISVIVSGGLSLAWLISGFWGAEGEYWLGIQPIFPGLAVSILFYLLGSKRVENVT
- a CDS encoding ferritin-like domain-containing protein, with product MPITKKKLLENLNKDLEWEFAAAIQYVQHAAVMTGPHYEGVIKELIIHSQEEMQHAVTLAGQIDYLGGVPTTKVEKTSTSENSKTMLEQDLAGETDAVRRYTERIAQAEELKLYGLRRALEDILIMEEEHQRDLQTALEL
- the corA gene encoding magnesium/cobalt transporter CorA produces the protein MVHLYKRISRKKGLRPGSVVFVGDQKVAKTKITIIDYNEIEIKEMTVEKIEDCFPFRDSPTVTWINIDGLHDTSVIEKLGTRYGLHPLVMEDIANTGQRPKLEEGDGYVFIVLKMLRIEPETYILKSEQVSLVLGENFVISFQEMTGDVFDSVRDRIRKTSPRVRFMNPDYLAHALMDAIVDNYFLVLEVMGESIESLEEELVTRPKPANLELIHELKRELIYMRKAIWPLREVVGGLERLESTIIHKQTRAYLRDLYEHVIQVIDTVETFRDMVSGLLDIYLSSVSNKMNEVMKVLTIIATVFIPLGFLAGVYGMNFDTSASGLNMPELGLPYGYLLFWGLAVLIGGGMFLFFRKKGWF
- a CDS encoding mechanosensitive ion channel family protein; amino-acid sequence: MDWLITTGFKLLLIIILIFLSLKIARILINRVFASLTKDGLAGESKKRADTLSSLIRNIVSVIIISIGLVMVLGQLGIQIGPILAAAGIAGVAIGFGAQHLVQDIISGFFILLEDEIRVGDVIEIAGKGGLVENVSLRMTTLRDLAGNVHYIRNGQIDIVTNMTKEFSYYVFDIGVAYRENVDEVMEIIREIDEDIRLDPQFKDDILEPMEIMGLDKFADSAVIIKARIKTKPIKQWRVAREFNRRLKKTFDEHHIEIPFPHLTIYAGENKEGQAASFKLSLNGKNAAIGG
- a CDS encoding DUF2934 domain-containing protein, with protein sequence MVETDDHGFDARLKVKTKDGTEATIDLNGGVSTNQGRQLVEKVAYSLYERRGYTNGNDLGDWLEAEHKVREAEDMFV
- a CDS encoding metallophosphoesterase, which gives rise to MRLFWLSLFSISVLAFFAIVDLIILKYLNKSWWNNRLIRRAIIIMPFWGIIGVAIWSGGRLTDLLLWTGIGSTLAITMLVFLMGLAVTLPLSGIINSLLLRMEGRSRKKTATKLVDSNRRRVLKGLAAALPLAGMSAGGSGVIHAYGKTEIPRIAMKFKNLPPQMEGFKILHLSDSHLGIYKNLDDLEEILVKAEKYSPDLLLYTGDIADDLTILSDVLKLVDGLKTRFGKYASLGNHEYYRGIRDVIEIFDHSPIPLLRSSGVGINIDGATAYISGADDPRYMGKDNRDFLYQTIEEAVSGAPSDSFKILMSHRPEGFDPAADLKIDLTLSGHTHGGQVGYAGQSFWTSFMPERYLWGKYTREGGQMYLTSGIGHWFPFRLGCPTEAPLIVLTSDK
- a CDS encoding mechanosensitive ion channel, with amino-acid sequence MDILESLLEGFKALIPAGIAIAGFALLLFGFRYLMEKRSSRSEGHIVRRQMITILLSFVGLLVIILVSPMSENKQGQLLGLIGILLSAAIALSSTTFVGNAMAGLMLRAVHSFKIGDFIKIGDYFGRVSERGLFHIEIQTEDRDLITLPNLYLVTNPVRVVRSSGTIVWSEVSLGYDIPRKKIEKLLLEAARAAGLKEPFVYVMNLGDFSVVYRVSGMLEEVKQLLSTRSSLREMMLDSLHQGGIEIVSPTFMNTRPLTPDNVFIPIRTREDRDYDDNEQEGVLPENLVFDKAEQAESIEKLRERLDSLGHDIEQLKADISPAADDTQKEKLKEKIEFLKTRRERLAEYIKRREQEKK
- a CDS encoding TonB-dependent receptor, with protein sequence MRPVSLLITAFMLLLFNNINAITIGGRVLDRDRNPIEGVTVQTEQTAFITQTDKSGHFEINTGDKTTASLTFSHIGYQPSMISLKKAKDLTDLEIILDYAIYPGQKIRVTAMRAITGLTPVAFADFTPDEIKRDYTVEDFPVLLESTPNMYAISYTGGAVGASDYKIRGFDYKRVGVYVNGIPLNDPEDRFTYFYDLPDFASNVADIQVQRGVGNSLYGDATFGGSINIASAGLDQTRRIGVSTGYGRYTADDELTAAMRRQTVEYSSGLIDGHWSLAGRYSKLYSGGYRDHGWYDGWSYYLSLSRLDNNMTTTVNLYGGPMQAALAFDGIDRATEMADRRTNWTWYENEKDDFNQPHYELHNTYRINDKISVKNTLYYIRGKGFYEQYKDDRDIYEYNIPPEALIDPGLTEVDLVRQKWVAKNQYGWNPRLDIDHSRGTASLGGSFYYFDAEHWGQVIWAENLNNRLDPRHRYYEYFGTKYSASIYALDYYSLTDKIRLMGNLQLRYLKYDFDQTRLGALPGYRYDIDWVFLSPRAGITYLPNDRTDIYFSFAAASREPADVTIYDAEEVGAFPSLAVDNIVETASGDTVYYFGDPLIDPERVYNFELGGNVRGDSYRIGVNLFWMEFYNEIVPGNGIDDDGRPRITNADRSVHSGIEFDGALRPHRYLELSANAAYNYNRLKDFVIENDNDWDGQVDEIVDYSGNPTAGFPEYLANLTADFDCNPVRLTYHLRSVGKQYIENGNNDSLSIGDYMVSSLSGSFSIGRFSGLGRLTITGTVNNLFNAKYEQGGYSYLYDGVMAGEYYPAAERNFYFELKWELE